Proteins from one Lachnospiraceae bacterium KGMB03038 genomic window:
- a CDS encoding transketolase family protein yields MAGMTINIGDIFSLRDAVGACLESLGERYPEMIICSADVDVSSRVSGFKKRFPERSYNVGIAEQNLMSFCAGMATEGYIPFAFSFAPFASMRAAEQVRTDICYNNLPVRIVANYAGYSGAESGGTHCALEDCAIMSSFANMTVIEPGDPFQIAKVLEAAITWPGPVYIRMGKEATSSLYPEDQKYEIGKALVPRPGNDGVFIASGIVVHHAMKAAEMVKEETGAEIRVVDMHTIKPLDKEAVLDAAKTGRIVCAQDHNKIGGLGWAVGNALAEAGISCKFKILGCPDEFVPLATPDFLYHLNEYDEEGLAKNMKAML; encoded by the coding sequence ATGGCTGGAATGACAATCAATATCGGTGATATTTTTAGTCTGCGGGATGCTGTAGGCGCATGCCTGGAATCCCTGGGCGAACGCTACCCGGAAATGATCATCTGCAGCGCGGATGTAGACGTATCTTCCAGAGTCAGCGGATTTAAAAAACGTTTTCCTGAACGTTCCTATAATGTGGGTATCGCGGAGCAAAATCTGATGAGTTTCTGCGCCGGAATGGCCACAGAAGGTTATATTCCTTTTGCGTTTTCTTTTGCTCCCTTTGCCTCCATGCGGGCCGCTGAGCAAGTCCGTACTGATATCTGCTACAACAATCTGCCCGTGCGCATCGTAGCCAATTATGCCGGATACTCCGGGGCGGAAAGCGGCGGTACCCATTGTGCTTTAGAGGACTGCGCCATCATGTCCAGCTTCGCCAACATGACCGTGATCGAACCTGGGGATCCCTTCCAGATCGCAAAGGTCCTGGAGGCTGCTATTACCTGGCCGGGCCCAGTATACATCCGCATGGGCAAGGAAGCCACTTCTTCCCTCTACCCGGAAGACCAAAAATATGAGATCGGAAAAGCTCTGGTTCCCCGTCCCGGAAATGACGGCGTATTCATTGCTTCTGGCATTGTCGTCCATCATGCTATGAAAGCCGCTGAGATGGTAAAAGAGGAAACAGGCGCGGAAATCCGTGTAGTGGATATGCATACCATTAAGCCTTTGGACAAAGAAGCCGTGCTGGATGCCGCCAAAACCGGACGTATTGTATGCGCACAGGATCACAACAAGATCGGCGGCCTGGGCTGGGCCGTTGGAAATGCTCTGGCGGAAGCCGGCATTTCCTGCAAATTTAAAATTCTGGGCTGTCCAGATGAGTTTGTACCCCTGGCCACGCCGGATTTCTTATATCATCTGAACGAATATGACGAAGAAGGGCTGGCGAAAAATATGAAAGCCATGCTGTAA
- a CDS encoding MFS transporter: MSKVYNVDEANIKLTPLQKCGYAIGDFGNNFSWSFISAFLMYFWTDSLGIAAGTAGIIIGASRIWDAINDPIVGRWSDHTKSKWGRYRPWILFASLPLAVLNILCFTDFGIESAVGKIAYATATFFILVFVYTCVNVPYSAMEAAVTLDARERGSLATYRLFFAYTASAIISYGTQRFVILFGGGDDSKGYFMTAVMFSVIMVVCHMICFKNTKEVVNTPHEDVSYRESFKCLKGNWPVIILSAGFLIYGLFYYGRSSVALYYFTYNADNALAYSTYSLINLVSSMVGILILGSITSKLKNKAIVPMVGFLVSGILTFVIYFIDPTTTGGMMVVYLTTAVVGLFMGASTTMIYGMVPDTTEYTQLYYGVRASGFISAIVNFFMKVGMAVGVTGAGSVLSAMGYIAGIEQSASVLNGINLIFTVIPGILSIVTAVMLKFYPIDHATYEDILEKLKAQEE; the protein is encoded by the coding sequence ATGTCAAAAGTATACAACGTAGACGAGGCAAATATTAAATTGACGCCTCTCCAAAAATGCGGCTATGCGATCGGAGACTTTGGAAATAATTTCAGCTGGTCATTTATTTCAGCTTTTTTAATGTATTTCTGGACAGACAGCCTTGGAATCGCCGCCGGTACCGCTGGTATCATCATAGGCGCTTCCAGGATCTGGGACGCGATCAATGACCCGATCGTCGGCCGCTGGTCTGACCATACCAAAAGTAAGTGGGGGCGTTACCGTCCTTGGATACTCTTTGCCTCTCTGCCCCTGGCAGTGCTGAATATCCTTTGCTTCACGGATTTCGGGATAGAGAGCGCAGTCGGTAAAATTGCCTACGCGACTGCTACCTTTTTCATTCTGGTATTCGTATATACTTGTGTAAATGTTCCTTATTCCGCCATGGAGGCCGCCGTAACACTGGATGCGAGAGAGCGCGGAAGTCTAGCTACATATCGGCTATTCTTCGCTTATACAGCTTCCGCTATCATTTCCTATGGAACTCAGCGCTTTGTCATTTTATTTGGCGGCGGGGACGACTCTAAAGGTTATTTTATGACGGCTGTCATGTTCTCAGTGATCATGGTCGTATGTCATATGATCTGCTTTAAAAATACAAAAGAAGTTGTCAACACGCCCCACGAAGATGTATCCTATAGAGAAAGCTTCAAGTGTTTGAAAGGGAATTGGCCGGTCATTATTCTTTCCGCCGGTTTCTTGATCTACGGTTTATTCTACTATGGAAGAAGCTCTGTTGCCCTGTACTATTTTACTTATAACGCGGACAATGCTCTGGCGTACAGCACCTACTCGCTGATCAATCTGGTCTCCTCTATGGTGGGAATACTGATCTTAGGTTCGATCACGTCTAAATTAAAAAACAAGGCGATTGTTCCTATGGTAGGTTTCCTGGTATCCGGAATCCTGACCTTTGTGATCTATTTCATAGATCCTACAACGACTGGCGGTATGATGGTCGTTTATCTTACCACCGCTGTGGTTGGTCTGTTTATGGGAGCTTCTACCACCATGATCTATGGAATGGTGCCGGATACCACGGAATATACCCAGCTTTACTATGGCGTCCGGGCCTCCGGGTTTATTTCAGCGATCGTAAACTTTTTTATGAAGGTTGGCATGGCTGTCGGCGTCACCGGCGCGGGATCAGTTCTGTCTGCCATGGGCTATATCGCCGGAATTGAACAGTCAGCAAGTGTACTAAACGGGATCAATCTTATTTTCACTGTCATTCCAGGAATCTTGTCGATTGTAACCGCTGTTATGCTGAAGTTCTATCCGATCGACCACGCCACATATGAAGATATCCTGGAAAAACTAAAAGCTCAAGAAGAATAA
- a CDS encoding zinc-binding dehydrogenase: protein MRQLFYTPHGLELQTDAPEPQIAEDDDVKIKVEYCGVCGSDLHFLRKEMDFLVLADTDHYPLGHEAAGYITELGPKATAKGLKVGDPVIYYFNQYCGKCHYCRNGQEHLCTNIKSNMAAMADYIVTGEQTVFKLDEGTDLAKAVFHEPISVCLHGIDLAKIKPGQSVMVSGGGGIGLILLQLAKLSGATELTLSEPIAWKREVAKKLGAVHTIDPTAEDVGEAARRYTGGLGYDVVIEASGSTRACPGALDAVGRGGTLEFFAALYDVNYDFPLNLQAAFFKEVTIVAGVFQSPYAFPRTLGLFKVLDIDTLMSDGCIFEAEQYQEAFEAQMKGKTIKSVLKF from the coding sequence ATGCGACAGTTATTCTATACTCCACATGGCCTGGAACTCCAGACAGATGCGCCAGAGCCTCAGATCGCGGAGGACGATGATGTAAAAATTAAAGTGGAATACTGTGGGGTGTGCGGCTCAGACCTTCATTTCCTTCGAAAAGAGATGGATTTCCTGGTGTTGGCTGACACCGACCACTATCCTCTGGGACATGAAGCCGCCGGATATATTACAGAGCTTGGCCCAAAGGCCACTGCGAAAGGACTGAAGGTGGGCGATCCCGTCATCTACTACTTCAATCAGTATTGCGGAAAATGCCATTACTGCCGGAACGGACAGGAGCATCTTTGTACCAATATTAAGAGTAATATGGCGGCCATGGCGGACTATATCGTCACCGGCGAACAGACCGTCTTCAAACTGGATGAAGGCACCGATCTGGCCAAAGCCGTATTTCACGAACCCATCTCCGTATGCCTGCACGGCATCGACCTGGCGAAGATCAAACCGGGACAGAGCGTGATGGTCAGCGGCGGAGGCGGCATCGGTTTGATCCTGCTGCAGCTTGCCAAATTGTCCGGCGCCACAGAACTGACTTTAAGCGAACCCATCGCCTGGAAACGAGAAGTCGCTAAAAAACTAGGCGCAGTACATACCATCGATCCCACCGCAGAAGATGTGGGCGAAGCCGCCCGCCGCTATACAGGCGGCCTTGGATACGATGTGGTGATCGAGGCCTCCGGTTCCACACGGGCGTGTCCCGGCGCTCTGGACGCCGTAGGACGGGGCGGCACTTTGGAATTCTTTGCCGCGTTATATGATGTGAATTACGATTTTCCATTGAATCTGCAGGCGGCATTTTTCAAAGAAGTCACCATCGTGGCCGGCGTCTTCCAGTCTCCGTACGCATTTCCGCGGACCTTGGGATTATTCAAAGTGCTGGATATCGATACACTGATGAGCGATGGCTGCATTTTCGAGGCGGAACAGTATCAGGAGGCATTTGAGGCACAAATGAAAGGGAAGACGATCAAGTCAGTATTGAAGTTTTGA
- a CDS encoding TatD family deoxyribonuclease, with product MIFDTHAHYDDEQFDTDRKELLMSMATEGVGTIVNVGASYDSCQKVVDMAQEYPFMYAAVGIHPDEVGALNEVSFAQMKQLFQREKVVAVGEIGLDYYWDKESHDQQKKWFIRQLDLAKELNLPVLIHSREAAADTLEIMKEEAGGLSGVIHCFSYSREMAQEYVKMGFYIGIGGVVTFKNAKKIKEVAEAIPLEKILLETDCPYLAPVPYRGKRNDSRYIRYVAEEIARLKDISYEEVIRQTEENARKMYRL from the coding sequence ATGATTTTCGATACACATGCGCATTATGATGACGAACAATTTGATACGGACCGGAAGGAACTTCTCATGTCGATGGCGACGGAGGGTGTTGGAACCATTGTAAATGTAGGCGCTTCTTATGATTCCTGCCAGAAAGTAGTGGACATGGCCCAGGAGTATCCGTTCATGTATGCGGCTGTGGGCATTCACCCCGATGAAGTGGGAGCATTGAATGAAGTGTCTTTTGCTCAGATGAAACAATTGTTTCAGCGGGAAAAAGTGGTAGCCGTGGGAGAAATTGGCCTGGATTACTACTGGGATAAGGAATCCCATGACCAGCAGAAAAAATGGTTTATCCGTCAGTTAGATTTGGCGAAAGAGCTTAACCTTCCAGTCCTGATCCATAGCCGGGAAGCGGCGGCAGATACCTTGGAGATCATGAAAGAGGAGGCCGGCGGCCTTTCCGGAGTGATCCACTGCTTCTCCTATTCCAGGGAAATGGCGCAGGAGTATGTAAAAATGGGCTTCTATATTGGAATCGGCGGAGTGGTCACATTTAAAAACGCAAAGAAAATCAAGGAAGTGGCAGAAGCCATACCGCTGGAAAAGATCCTGCTGGAAACGGACTGCCCTTATCTGGCTCCCGTGCCCTATCGGGGAAAACGAAATGATTCCAGATATATCCGCTATGTGGCTGAGGAGATTGCCCGGCTGAAGGATATTTCCTATGAAGAAGTGATACGGCAGACAGAAGAAAACGCCCGGAAAATGTACCGGCTGTGA
- a CDS encoding diaminopimelate dehydrogenase: MDKIRIGIVGYGNIGKGVETAIACNEDMELKAVFTRRDPASVKIQTAGAEVKHMDDMLSMKDEIDVMMLCGGSATDLPVMGPQIVKNFNTIDSFDTHAKIPEYFANVDKAAKEGGNVGIISVGWDPGMFSLNRLYAESILVNGSTYTFWGKGVSQGHSDAIRRVKGVKNAIQYTVPIEEAVDQVRSGSEPELTTREKHLRECYVVPEEGADLAEIENAIKTMPNYFDEYDTTVTFITEEELKENHSKMPHGGFVIRSGKTGTEANNHIIEYSLKLDSNPEFTASVLICYARAAYRLAKAGESGAKTVFDIAPALLSMKTPEQLRAELL; the protein is encoded by the coding sequence ATGGATAAAATCAGAATTGGTATTGTTGGTTATGGAAATATTGGAAAAGGTGTTGAAACGGCGATCGCCTGCAATGAGGATATGGAGTTGAAGGCGGTATTTACAAGAAGAGATCCGGCTTCTGTAAAGATCCAGACGGCGGGAGCAGAGGTAAAGCATATGGATGATATGCTGTCAATGAAAGATGAGATCGATGTGATGATGCTGTGCGGCGGGTCTGCTACGGATCTTCCGGTCATGGGACCGCAGATTGTGAAGAATTTTAATACCATCGACAGTTTTGATACTCACGCAAAAATACCGGAATATTTTGCAAATGTAGATAAAGCAGCAAAAGAAGGCGGAAATGTGGGAATCATTTCTGTCGGCTGGGATCCGGGAATGTTTTCTCTGAACCGGCTTTACGCGGAGTCTATCCTTGTGAATGGCAGCACTTACACATTTTGGGGGAAAGGCGTCAGCCAGGGACATTCTGACGCGATCCGCCGTGTGAAAGGTGTGAAAAATGCCATTCAGTACACGGTGCCGATCGAAGAAGCGGTAGACCAGGTGAGAAGCGGAAGCGAGCCGGAACTTACCACACGGGAAAAACACCTGCGGGAGTGCTATGTGGTGCCGGAAGAAGGAGCGGATCTGGCGGAAATCGAGAACGCGATCAAGACAATGCCAAACTATTTCGACGAATACGACACAACCGTAACATTTATTACAGAAGAAGAACTGAAGGAAAACCATAGCAAAATGCCTCATGGCGGGTTTGTGATCCGCAGTGGAAAAACAGGTACAGAGGCAAATAACCATATCATCGAATATTCTTTGAAATTAGATTCTAATCCGGAATTTACGGCAAGCGTGCTGATCTGCTACGCAAGAGCGGCCTATCGCTTGGCGAAAGCCGGCGAAAGCGGAGCGAAAACCGTATTTGATATTGCGCCGGCACTGTTATCCATGAAGACACCGGAGCAGTTAAGGGCAGAATTGTTGTAA
- the metG gene encoding methionine--tRNA ligase, giving the protein MKRSGNTGNSVFSDFSNHLKNRSFFFFRHNLFGSKEESCKMEKPKYYITTAIAYTSGKPHIGNTYEIVLADAIARYKRSKGYDVFFQTGTDEHGQKIELKAQEAGVTPKEFVDNVAGEIKQIWDLMNTSYDKFIRTTDEDHERQVQKIFKKMYEKGDIYKGYYEGMYCTPCESFFTESQLVDGKCPDCGREVQPAREEAYFFKMSKYADRLIEHINTHPEFIQPVSRKNEMMNNFLLPGLQDLCVSRTSFKWGIPVDFDPGHVVYVWLDALTNYITGIGYNCDGENAELFEKNWPADLHLIGKDIIRFHTIYWPIFLMSLDLPLPKQIFGHPWLLQGDGKMSKSKGNVLYADELVDFFGVDAVRYFVLHEMPFENDGVITWELMVERMNSDLANTLGNLVNRTVSMANKYFGGTVADKGVAEDVDADLKAVAAHTPEAVDGKMDELRVADAMTEIFNLFKRCNKYIDETMPWALAKDEAKKDRLETVLYNLIESIKAGAKLLAPYMPETADKILAQLGDGKVTEKPEILFARLDLEEVMKKVEELHPPVEEAKEEGPVIDLEPKPEITFEDFGKMQFQVGEIIACEAVPKSKKLLCSKVKVGSQIKQIVSGIKAHYTPEEMVGKKVMVLTNLKPAKLAGVLSEGMLLCAEDADGNLALVTPEKEMPAGAEIC; this is encoded by the coding sequence ATGAAAAGAAGTGGTAACACGGGAAATTCCGTCTTCTCTGATTTTTCAAATCATTTGAAAAATCGGAGTTTTTTCTTTTTTAGGCATAATTTATTTGGATCAAAGGAGGAGAGCTGCAAAATGGAAAAACCAAAGTATTATATTACAACAGCCATCGCTTATACATCAGGCAAGCCCCATATCGGGAACACCTATGAGATCGTGCTGGCGGATGCGATCGCCCGTTACAAACGGAGCAAGGGGTATGATGTGTTCTTCCAGACAGGAACAGACGAGCATGGCCAGAAGATTGAGCTGAAAGCCCAGGAAGCCGGGGTTACACCGAAAGAATTCGTGGATAATGTGGCCGGCGAGATCAAGCAGATCTGGGATCTTATGAATACGTCTTATGATAAATTTATCCGCACCACAGACGAGGACCATGAGCGCCAGGTACAGAAGATTTTCAAGAAAATGTACGAGAAAGGCGACATTTACAAGGGATATTATGAAGGAATGTATTGTACTCCCTGCGAGTCATTTTTCACCGAATCTCAGTTGGTAGACGGCAAATGTCCCGACTGCGGCCGGGAAGTGCAGCCAGCCAGAGAGGAAGCATATTTCTTTAAAATGAGTAAATACGCGGACCGGCTGATCGAGCACATCAATACTCATCCGGAATTCATTCAGCCCGTATCCAGGAAAAATGAGATGATGAACAATTTCCTGCTGCCGGGCCTGCAGGATCTGTGTGTGTCCAGAACTTCCTTTAAATGGGGTATACCGGTAGACTTCGATCCGGGCCATGTAGTTTATGTATGGCTGGACGCGCTGACCAACTACATTACCGGTATCGGATATAACTGCGATGGAGAAAACGCGGAACTGTTTGAGAAGAACTGGCCGGCGGATCTGCATCTGATCGGCAAGGACATCATCCGTTTCCATACTATTTACTGGCCGATTTTCCTGATGTCTCTGGATCTTCCGCTGCCCAAACAGATTTTTGGACATCCCTGGCTTCTGCAGGGAGACGGCAAGATGAGCAAATCCAAAGGAAATGTGCTGTACGCGGATGAATTGGTAGATTTCTTCGGAGTGGACGCAGTGCGGTATTTCGTACTCCATGAGATGCCATTTGAGAACGACGGCGTCATTACCTGGGAGCTGATGGTAGAGCGGATGAACTCTGATCTTGCCAATACGCTGGGAAATCTGGTTAACCGGACCGTTTCCATGGCAAATAAATATTTTGGCGGCACTGTGGCAGACAAAGGCGTGGCGGAAGATGTGGACGCAGATCTGAAAGCAGTAGCAGCCCATACCCCAGAAGCGGTGGACGGGAAAATGGACGAGCTTCGGGTGGCGGATGCCATGACGGAGATCTTCAATCTGTTTAAACGCTGCAATAAATATATTGACGAAACCATGCCCTGGGCGCTGGCAAAAGATGAGGCAAAGAAAGACCGGCTGGAGACCGTGCTCTACAACCTGATCGAGAGCATCAAAGCAGGGGCGAAACTTCTGGCGCCTTATATGCCGGAAACCGCAGACAAGATCCTGGCCCAGCTTGGAGATGGAAAAGTAACAGAAAAGCCGGAAATCCTTTTCGCCAGACTGGATCTTGAAGAAGTGATGAAAAAAGTGGAAGAGCTGCATCCGCCGGTGGAAGAAGCCAAAGAAGAGGGCCCGGTGATCGACCTGGAGCCAAAGCCGGAGATAACCTTTGAGGACTTTGGAAAAATGCAGTTCCAGGTGGGAGAGATCATCGCCTGCGAAGCAGTGCCAAAATCCAAAAAGCTGCTGTGCTCTAAAGTAAAAGTAGGAAGCCAGATCAAACAGATCGTATCCGGCATCAAAGCTCATTACACACCAGAAGAAATGGTAGGTAAAAAAGTCATGGTGCTGACGAACCTGAAACCTGCCAAACTGGCAGGCGTATTGTCAGAAGGAATGTTGCTGTGCGCGGAAGACGCAGACGGGAATCTGGCACTTGTAACCCCGGAAAAAGAAATGCCCGCAGGAGCAGAAATCTGCTAA
- a CDS encoding DUF885 domain-containing protein — protein sequence MFKSLKKHSRLLGVILLALFLSIAGLLLFLGQDANRRFEAYTEALFRQEVASNTISLHYTLRDPSAYGIQDTPISLGTCSTDTEEISAAAENALALLHRHNREKLSEENRLTYDVLESYLEHSLRESAYGLYEEPLAPLTGTQAQLPVLLSEYQFYDTTDVDIYLRLLTQMPEYFQSILEFETARSEQGLFMSASSADDIVTECQAFIDLGKDNYLYSSFEERLEPLGLTDDQKKAYCDKNAEIIESSVFPAYQTLKKGIAGLRGAGKNSCGLCHFPEGETYYEALAASETGSDRTIPELQELTQQQIAQDLTDIQEALSSLSVTEEGGVSSDLFKTQGSTLSDTNPSSILTFLEQKLEGEFPDPPKVNTQVKYVQESMEEYLSPAFYMIPAIDNTQDNVIYINAGHLPDDLSLFTTLAHEGYPGHLYQTVYFASQDPDPIRNLINFGGYTEGWATYTEMMSYYYAPLDHSQAVLMQKNASILLGLYALADMGIHYDGWSLLDTVSFFHSYGITETDVIEDIYELLVGDPANYLKYYIGYVEFLELKKEAIQEWGDDFSQKRFHKAVLEVGPAPFDVLRTYVLGPGDF from the coding sequence ATGTTCAAATCGTTAAAAAAACATTCCCGGCTCTTGGGGGTCATCCTGCTTGCCCTTTTTCTTTCTATTGCCGGCCTGCTTTTATTCCTGGGGCAGGATGCCAACCGGAGGTTTGAGGCCTACACGGAAGCTCTCTTCCGCCAGGAGGTGGCAAGCAATACGATTTCCCTCCACTATACGCTCCGGGATCCTTCTGCTTATGGCATCCAAGACACACCCATTTCTCTTGGAACCTGCAGCACAGACACGGAAGAAATCAGCGCCGCCGCTGAAAATGCCCTGGCCCTGCTCCATAGGCATAACCGCGAGAAACTATCGGAAGAAAACCGGCTGACCTATGACGTCCTGGAAAGTTATCTGGAACATTCTCTCCGGGAGTCTGCCTATGGACTGTATGAAGAACCTCTGGCTCCTCTAACGGGAACCCAGGCCCAGCTTCCTGTGCTGCTGTCAGAATATCAATTCTACGACACCACCGACGTAGATATCTATCTGCGGCTATTAACCCAGATGCCGGAATATTTCCAGTCGATTCTGGAATTTGAAACAGCCCGTTCTGAGCAGGGGCTTTTTATGTCTGCCTCCAGCGCGGATGACATTGTCACAGAATGTCAGGCGTTCATAGATTTGGGAAAAGACAACTATCTCTATTCCTCCTTCGAGGAACGATTAGAGCCGTTAGGTCTGACCGATGACCAGAAAAAAGCCTATTGTGACAAAAATGCAGAAATTATTGAAAGTTCTGTTTTCCCTGCTTATCAGACATTAAAAAAAGGCATTGCCGGCCTGCGCGGCGCCGGCAAAAATAGCTGCGGCCTGTGCCATTTTCCAGAAGGGGAAACGTATTATGAAGCTCTGGCCGCCTCTGAAACCGGTTCTGACCGGACGATCCCTGAACTTCAGGAACTGACCCAGCAGCAGATCGCCCAGGATCTGACGGACATCCAGGAGGCCCTTTCATCCCTTTCCGTGACGGAAGAGGGCGGCGTTTCTTCTGATTTATTCAAGACCCAGGGAAGCACCCTGTCCGACACCAATCCCAGTTCCATTCTCACTTTCCTGGAACAAAAGCTGGAGGGGGAGTTTCCTGATCCGCCCAAGGTAAACACTCAGGTCAAATACGTTCAGGAGTCTATGGAAGAATATTTAAGTCCGGCTTTCTATATGATTCCGGCGATCGATAACACTCAAGATAACGTGATTTATATTAACGCCGGGCATCTGCCTGACGATCTGTCTCTATTCACTACTCTGGCTCATGAGGGCTATCCAGGCCATTTGTATCAAACCGTCTATTTTGCCAGCCAGGATCCCGATCCTATCCGGAACCTGATAAATTTCGGCGGTTACACAGAAGGATGGGCTACCTATACAGAAATGATGAGTTACTATTATGCGCCTTTAGATCACAGCCAGGCGGTCCTTATGCAGAAAAACGCTTCCATTTTGCTGGGGCTTTACGCCCTGGCCGATATGGGGATCCACTACGATGGATGGAGTCTTCTGGATACCGTATCCTTCTTCCACAGTTATGGAATCACCGAAACCGATGTGATCGAGGATATCTATGAACTGCTCGTAGGCGATCCTGCCAATTATCTAAAATATTACATCGGATACGTAGAGTTCCTGGAGCTGAAAAAAGAAGCCATTCAAGAATGGGGCGATGACTTCAGCCAGAAACGGTTCCATAAAGCCGTGTTAGAAGTCGGGCCAGCACCCTTTGACGTGCTGCGGACATACGTGTTGGGGCCGGGGGATTTTTAA
- a CDS encoding DUF2399 domain-containing protein produces MYLIKKIIQKCENSANDWREGASGGRTIKIQQSDYDQCGKTELINEVKELEAAGLITDVKWIIRGSDAERIAFRLESLPEFYQMLEKMCGEKICTKQDRVNAGIQKITVEIEKGFAKPWIRDYYTYLLSRLERGDFPREMEKLDLYLKCFRGIDVLEEPIYKRIFSKRFLNHSKQFEKEAQAHVLSTARKYCDEIEEGMDDKTVLAQLLIEEYAQELAVKGPLKLVIGGEEKEEELDLSKFRYGTVLNSATLKHSRILPEQAPIRRVMTIENKANFVSMPYEEDTLYFFSHGYFSPKERDFLQALRDVLGTEEVAYYHTGDLDYGGIRIYQYMKNRIFPELKPYMMDVKTFNQYQEYAEPLTKESLKKLEKLEAGELSGLARRILDTGKGIEQESFLI; encoded by the coding sequence ATGTATTTGATAAAAAAGATCATTCAAAAATGTGAAAACAGTGCAAATGACTGGCGGGAAGGAGCCAGCGGAGGGCGAACGATAAAGATCCAGCAGTCGGATTACGACCAGTGCGGAAAAACAGAGCTGATCAACGAAGTCAAGGAATTGGAAGCGGCTGGGCTTATCACCGATGTAAAATGGATCATCCGGGGAAGTGATGCGGAGAGGATCGCGTTCCGGCTGGAAAGTCTGCCGGAATTTTATCAAATGCTGGAGAAAATGTGCGGGGAAAAGATCTGCACAAAGCAGGACCGGGTAAACGCCGGAATACAGAAGATAACTGTAGAAATAGAGAAGGGGTTTGCCAAACCTTGGATCAGAGATTATTATACGTATCTTTTGTCCAGGCTGGAGCGGGGCGATTTTCCAAGAGAAATGGAGAAATTGGACCTTTATCTGAAATGTTTCCGCGGGATTGACGTCTTGGAGGAACCTATTTACAAGCGGATCTTCAGTAAACGTTTTTTGAATCATTCCAAACAATTTGAAAAAGAAGCCCAGGCCCACGTATTGTCTACAGCCAGAAAATATTGTGATGAAATTGAAGAGGGAATGGATGATAAAACTGTGCTGGCGCAGCTCCTGATCGAGGAATATGCTCAGGAGCTGGCAGTGAAAGGGCCTCTTAAACTTGTCATTGGCGGAGAAGAAAAAGAAGAGGAACTGGACCTGTCAAAATTTAGATACGGTACGGTGCTAAACAGCGCAACATTAAAACACAGCCGGATTCTGCCGGAACAAGCGCCGATCAGAAGAGTAATGACCATAGAAAATAAAGCCAATTTTGTGTCAATGCCTTACGAAGAAGATACTTTATATTTCTTCAGCCATGGTTATTTTTCGCCAAAGGAGAGAGATTTTCTGCAAGCACTGAGGGACGTTCTGGGGACAGAAGAGGTCGCCTATTATCACACGGGAGATCTGGATTACGGCGGGATACGGATTTATCAGTATATGAAAAACAGAATCTTTCCAGAACTGAAACCATACATGATGGATGTGAAAACCTTCAACCAGTATCAGGAATACGCAGAGCCTTTGACCAAAGAATCTCTGAAAAAGCTGGAAAAATTGGAGGCAGGAGAACTGTCTGGTCTGGCACGGCGGATTCTTGACACTGGGAAGGGAATCGAGCAGGAAAGCTTCCTGATTTAG